From the genome of Verrucomicrobiota bacterium:
AGGATAGTGAGTGTGTATTTTGATTGGTAATAACAAAGTTGGGTATAGATAAGTTCTTCAGTATATCTTTAGATAAGTTAAGGATAATCTTACGTGGAGTACATTCAGTTTATAACCCTTAGGTTGACGATGCCTAAGATTACATCAACTAGGTAAAAGCAACCGCAAATAATGGCTACTTCATGCTCAGAATGTGCGTAGAAGATTTTCTAAGAGCGAAACTTAGTAGTAGTCTCTAGTACGAGATACACCTACCAGAGCACAAGTTATTCTTAATAAGATTAGGCTAGATATTATGGGAAGCATTAAGGTGACTATTCATAATCCAAGGGTTTGTTTTTACTAAGCTTATCTGAGGGGATCATTTTAGAGGAGCAGAACGACTCTTTATATAGCCTCATAGTGCACCAATATTTTTAACGATACTTCATGTGTCAACTCATCGTGTCTGTCTAAAAATATTTCGAACTGGCTTTTATATCTTCTGGTGGAACTGGTTTTCATGAAGCGGCTGCTTTTGCATGCATAAGAAAAAATAGATTTGATGTTAAGGAAATAGCTCTAGGATAATGATCCATGGGAAAGTCTTTTTACATTACAACGGCTATCGATTATGTGAATGGTAGGCCGCATCTAGGGCACGCTTATGAGAAAGTCTTAACAGATGTGCTCGCACGTTTTCAAAGACAAATGGGCAGGGATACTTATTTTCTTACTGGAACTGATGAGCATGGTCAAAAAGTTCAACAAACTGCTGAAAAAGAGGGGCGAAGCCCTCAAGAATTTTGTGATGAGATGTCAGGCCACTTCAGGAGTTTGTATCAAAAGCTAGACATTTCTTTTGATGATTTCATTCGAACTACCGAAGAGCGCCATAAGATTGTGGTTCGAGATATTATTTCTCGGCTGCATGAGAAAGGAGAAATCTATTCTGCTGAGTATGAGGGATATTACTCCACACGCCAGGAGCAATTTTTGCAGGAGAAAGATCGCGATGAGAAAGGAGAGTTTCCTGAGATTTTTGGAGAAGTGATTAAATTGAAAGAAACCAATTACTTTTTTAAACTCAGTAAATATCAAGATTGGCTAAAGGAGTTTATAGAGAAGAATCCTGATTGGATTTTTCCTAAATTTCGTGCGAAGGAAGTTTTGGGTGCATTGGAAAAGCCTATACCAGATTTATGTATTTCGCGTCCTAAGTCGCGATTACAATGGGGGATTCCTTTGCCTTTTGATAAAGAACAAGTGACTTACGTCTGGTTTGATGCATTGCTAAACTATATTTCTGTGATCGGCTACAAGCAGGAGGATTTTGATAAATGGTGGCCTGGAATCAATGTTATTGGAAAAGATATTATGGTTCCAGCGCATGCTATCTATTGGCCCATTATGCTCAAAGCATCAGGAATTAAAGTGCCTAAGCATCTGTTAGTTCATGGGTGGTGGACAACTGGTAAAGAAAAGATGAGTAAATCTGTAGGCAATGTGGTGGACCCATTAAGTTTGATAGAGGTCTATGGTGTCGATGCTTTTCGTTATTATGTCATGAGAGAGATGGCAGTAGGGTATGATGCTGATTTTACTCCAGAACAATTCCATCAGCGTTATCAAAGTGACCTAGGTAATGAGGTGGGTAATCTATTGAACCGCACTGTTTCAATGATTAAGAGATATCGTCAGAAATCGATTCCACCACGAGTTAAGGAGTATCGCAGCAAATTGGATGATGATTTGGAATCCAAGATTCTAAATGCGGTCACCTTATTTCGTGAGCATATGGAGGTCTTTCAAGTGCATCTTGCCTTGAGTGAACTTTGGCGCGGTTTCCAAAGAACCAATCAATATGTTGAGGAATGCGCTCCTTGGGCCTTGGCCAAGGCTAAGAATGACCAAGAACAGCAGGGTCGATTAGATTATGCTTTATCCCAAATGGTGAGAGCCCAAGTTCTCTTGCTGACCGAATTGGCAGCAATTTTACCAAAATCCTCAGCTATTGGTTTAAGGCAACTGGGTCAAAAGGATGCCTTGGTGAAAGACTTTGAAAGACCTTTGTGGCCTGAGTCTTTAGAAGGCAAAGAAGTAGGTGATCCTGAACCCCTTTTCCCCAGGATAGAGTTCGAAGATACCGAAGCCAGTTAACGTGAGTCTTCGTCAAAAAGATGAGGCATGGATGCACCATGCAATGAAGTTAGCTAAAAAAGGGCTAGGCAAAACGAGCCCCAATCCTTGTGTGGGCGCTGTTATTGTCCGAGGGCAGCGTGTTTTAGGGCAGGGGTGGCATCGCCAAGCAGGTGGAGCTCATGCAGAGGTATTAGCGGTCCAGGATGCTCTTGATAATGGACACGCAAAGAAACTAAAAAGTTCGAGCTTCTACGTCACTCTGGAGCCTTGCTCAACTCATGGTAAAACACCCCCGTGTGTCGATTTGATTATCAAACATGGATTTAAAAGGGTGGTGATTGCTGCTACAGACCCTAATCCCCAGCATGCAGGTAGAGCGTATCAATTGTTATCTCAACATGGAATTGAAGTGACTCATGGAGTGCTTGAGGAGCAAGCAACATTTCTGAATAGGAGTTTTAATTATTGGATTACGCATCGGCAACCTTGGGTTGTAGTGAAAGTTGCCATGACTTTAGACGGCCATATGACCTTACCTAAAGGAGAAGGTCAATGGATCACAGGTGAAAAAGCTCTCCGAGACGTGCAACGGGAGCGATCTTATAGTGATGCTATCTTAGTGGGGGCAGAAACATTGAGGAAAGATAACCCTCGCTTAACCGTTAGGCGTGGTGAACAAGAATTAAGCCGTCAGCCCTGGAGAGTAGTCATTACTCGGACACATAACTTAGAGAAGAGATTCCGTCGAAAGCATCTCTTTGCGGATCGGTGGAAAGATAAAACTCTGGTTTACCATAATAAAAGATGGAGCAGTGTGATGAAAGATTTAGGGCAACGAGGTGTCAACCGTCTTATGGTAGAAGGAGGTGGGAATGTGATTCAACAGCTTGTGCGTTTACAAAGGATTCATGAAGTCATTTTGTACTATGCTCCAAAAATCGTAGATCCTATTCATCCATCTCAAAAAAGGAATTTAGTCAGAGCGGATTCTCTTAGAAAGCTAAAGCTTAGAAATATGCAACTCACTCACTTAGGTGATGATTTAAAGTTGTGGGGTTTAATTTGAGAAAGTAGGATTTCTCTTGGTTTATAAATAAAACTCGGATAATTCCATCGAGAGGTAAAATATCATCATGCATGACCCAATTTTTTACGGCTCGAAAATCCAAGTATGTAGGAATGAATATAGAGAGAATGTAGACATTAACAGAAAGTACGAGGAATGATTTTAACCCAGACGACGTCATGGAAGTTGAACAAGACGAGTAAAAACCTGAGTTACAAGAAAAGGAAAGTCGAGGAAGATGTGTAAAAAAGGTGGTACCACTAGGAGAGTTTATTCCTGTTGGGGAGGAGATCTTGTGCAGATTTTCAGTTACTTTTGCATCATTCGCATTTATGGGGAAGGGTTAGAGTGATAAGTTTGTAAATGCGAGATCCTTTGGTTTTGGTGAGCAATTAATTTCTTTTACTTCCTAAGCTTATGTCCAAATAATTCGACCCACTCTTCTTAACTAGCCTGGTCTATGAAGGTTGCATCCGCTAGGCTATAGAAGCTTAATTGCTAATCTGCTGCAGTATTCTTTAAGGTGAAAATACGATGAAAGAAGTTAAAAATAGTATAGATGATATAGCACCGAGAAAAACACCTTTATGGTGGTTCTGGCCTATTGTTGTCGCGGTAGTCTTTCTAGATCAGTTGACGAAGAGTTGGGTTCTAAGCCAATTTAGCTATGGCGAAAGCCGAGTGATTATTCCTGGTTTTTTTAATCTCACCTATGTTCGTAACGATGGTATCGCATTTGGTCTCTTTCAGGGTAACAATGTGCTTTTGGGTGTGGTAGTTGTTTGTATTTTGAGTTTAGGCGTTTGGTATAGCAGAAGGTTTCATTGGGAATGGCCTGAAGTGAATGTTGTATTCGGTCTTATTGTGGGTGGGGCAATAGGTAACTTGATCGACCGTGTTCGACTGAGCTACGTCGTTGATTTTTTTGACTTTAACTTGATTATTTACCGCTGGCCTGCTTTTAACATCGCAGATGCCTGTATTTCCACTACTGTGGTGTGGTTATTAATTCGCTTACTGTTTACTAAAGTAGATTTTATTCGAAATCCCTAATTGGCACTATCCAATCTCATCACATTAAAGCCTTTTTGAATTCAATTTAAACATCCATTTTTATTATAACCCGGTTCAACTGTGTATCCAGGAGATTGAAGTATTCATAAATTTTCAGTTGATTGAGCTGCTGGTGCCAGCACGGATCCAAGCATTATGGTGATGTATCCAGACCTCTACTAGAGAAAGGTTTTCAGGGATCAAGACAGACAATGGACAGGTTGGATGAGGCACGGTTGCCTATTCATCAGAATTGTGCATTAAGATTCATTAAATTCGGGTTAGGCACAGCGGACTTAAAGATCTGTGCAAGACCCTTTTTCAAGAAGCATAGAATCTCTTAAAAGTATCAATTATGGAGACCGATTTATAATGAGGTGCAATTTTTCACCTTTTAAGAAAAAAATTACTTAATTCTTGGCTATACCATGCTTAGGCGGTCTTTTAAAAGGAATTTTTTTCATTTCTTTTCTAAACCAAATCTCCCTATGGCCGAAGTCTTAACTAGTTGGGAGGTTCATTACAAGGCATAAAAGTCTTAAGGTGTCCACTAAACAAGCCCACATGAATTGGTAAAAAGAGAGTTATTCTTATGAGTGAAGCAAATCAAACGAGTGTCGGTAAGACGGTGACCATCAAGGGTGAGATCATTGGAAATGAACCTTTGACGGTAGAGGGTAGAGTAGAAGGAAAAATCGATCTAGAGAGCACTATCCATGTAAGGGAATCAGGTTTTGTTAAGGCCGAGATTTCATGCGAAAGCATTACAGTTGCTGGTGGTATTTCTGGAAACATAGCAGCCTCTGACAAGGTAGAAATCCTCAAGGGCGGCTTTATGGTAGGAGATATTAAGGCTCCTCGCGTTGTTATTAATGATGGTGCAAATCTAAAAGGCCAAGTGGAAATGGAAATTGATGAAGATCAAATGGTGGCCAAACAACGTAATAACGGAGCAGTTAGTACAAACAGCTCTCATCATCAGATTGATGACTATTCATCTAGCGATGATCACGAAGTATCCTCCTCCTCTGAAGAGAACGGTTTGGTTCAAACTGGTTCAATCTTCGGACGTAAGTAAATTTAATTTTATTTCTTGGCAATAGTTGTTTTGTGTTGTGTGGGGTCAGTGTAAGCTGATCCCACTTTTTTTGTTCATCAGGTTTTGTCGACCGATGCAAAGGCCTATCATCTATGGATACATCTTCGGCGAAACTCTTTTACTTGCGGCTCAAGTTTTTCAGGTATCTCGTTCAATTTTAATGATGTCACCCGGTTTTAAGGGCTATTCCAATAGGGCAGTGGTCAGAGCCAAGAATTTCAGGAAGAATGAAGGCCTCTTTTAGCTTTGAGCGTAGGGCTTGGGAAACACAGAAGTAGTCTATTCTCCAACCAATATTGCGAGCCCTGGCACCTGCGCGGTAACTCCACCAGGTATAGTGATTTGCTCCTTTTTCAAATTCCCGAAACGTATCGACAAACCCAGCAGCTACTAATTGATCGAAACCATGTCTTTCTTCATCTGTGAAGCCAGCATTGCGTCTATTGGCATCTGGCCTTGCAATATCAATTTCTTTGTGAGCGACATTCAGGTCTCCACAGATAATGACTGGTTTTGATTTTTCTAAATTCTTTAGGAAAGCTAGGAAGGCACGGTCCCAAGTTTGCCGGTAGGACAGCCTTTTGAGTTCATTTTGAGAATTTGGGGTATAAACTGTCGTGAGAAAATAGTCTTTAAACTCGAGGGTAATGACACGACCCTCTTTGTCGTGCTCTTCAATATTTAATCCGTAGGTTACGTTTAAGGGCTCTATTTTTGAAAATATTGCGGTTCCGGAATACCCTTTCCTTTGAGCAGAATTCCACCATTGCTTGTAAGAGGGGTCAAGATCAGACAAGGAAACTTGTGATTGCTCTGCCTTCGTTTCTTGTAAGCAAATGATATCAGGATTCTCGTCCGTTATGAAGAACTCAAAGCCTTTATTCTGACACGCTCGGATCCCGTTAACATTCCAAGAAATAATTTTGAGTGACATGATACTTTATGAACAGGCAATAAGCGCGTGTTTGCTTGATACTGGAAAAATAATGAAGCTACTACTTACTAGTCGGGGAGTTGACAAAATCTTGAACATCTCACCTCCTGGCCTTCTAGATTCTTCACCAATGCTAGACTTTAGCAGGAGCCGCTTGTTCTGTAATCACCGTTGGTGCGGGGGTCGCTGCGGTGGAAGCAGGCGCCACCTTCCAAAACTTATCTTTGTAGTTGGACCAATTGTCTAGGATATCCTTTGCTTTGATACTTTCAGTGGCTTCTAAATGCTCATAGATAAGCCCTTTGAGAACTGTCTCATCTTCTGCTGTCTCAATTCTTTCAATATTAATCATCTCCGGGTTAAAGAGATTTTCAAAGTGGTCTGCTTGATCTAGCACAAAGGCTAGGCCACCCGACATTCCTGCACCAAAATTCTTGCCGGTAGGTCCAAGCACAACGATACAACCGTTAGTCATATATTCGCAGCCATGGTCACCGACGCCTTCTACTACCGAAAAACAGCCACTGTTACGCACTGCGAAACGCTCACCAGCTTGTCCATAAACGAATAATTTTCCACCA
Proteins encoded in this window:
- the ribD gene encoding bifunctional diaminohydroxyphosphoribosylaminopyrimidine deaminase/5-amino-6-(5-phosphoribosylamino)uracil reductase RibD; amino-acid sequence: MSLRQKDEAWMHHAMKLAKKGLGKTSPNPCVGAVIVRGQRVLGQGWHRQAGGAHAEVLAVQDALDNGHAKKLKSSSFYVTLEPCSTHGKTPPCVDLIIKHGFKRVVIAATDPNPQHAGRAYQLLSQHGIEVTHGVLEEQATFLNRSFNYWITHRQPWVVVKVAMTLDGHMTLPKGEGQWITGEKALRDVQRERSYSDAILVGAETLRKDNPRLTVRRGEQELSRQPWRVVITRTHNLEKRFRRKHLFADRWKDKTLVYHNKRWSSVMKDLGQRGVNRLMVEGGGNVIQQLVRLQRIHEVILYYAPKIVDPIHPSQKRNLVRADSLRKLKLRNMQLTHLGDDLKLWGLI
- a CDS encoding polymer-forming cytoskeletal protein translates to MSEANQTSVGKTVTIKGEIIGNEPLTVEGRVEGKIDLESTIHVRESGFVKAEISCESITVAGGISGNIAASDKVEILKGGFMVGDIKAPRVVINDGANLKGQVEMEIDEDQMVAKQRNNGAVSTNSSHHQIDDYSSSDDHEVSSSSEENGLVQTGSIFGRK
- the lspA gene encoding signal peptidase II; the encoded protein is MKEVKNSIDDIAPRKTPLWWFWPIVVAVVFLDQLTKSWVLSQFSYGESRVIIPGFFNLTYVRNDGIAFGLFQGNNVLLGVVVVCILSLGVWYSRRFHWEWPEVNVVFGLIVGGAIGNLIDRVRLSYVVDFFDFNLIIYRWPAFNIADACISTTVVWLLIRLLFTKVDFIRNP
- a CDS encoding exodeoxyribonuclease III, with protein sequence MSLKIISWNVNGIRACQNKGFEFFITDENPDIICLQETKAEQSQVSLSDLDPSYKQWWNSAQRKGYSGTAIFSKIEPLNVTYGLNIEEHDKEGRVITLEFKDYFLTTVYTPNSQNELKRLSYRQTWDRAFLAFLKNLEKSKPVIICGDLNVAHKEIDIARPDANRRNAGFTDEERHGFDQLVAAGFVDTFREFEKGANHYTWWSYRAGARARNIGWRIDYFCVSQALRSKLKEAFILPEILGSDHCPIGIALKTG
- the metG gene encoding methionine--tRNA ligase — translated: MGKSFYITTAIDYVNGRPHLGHAYEKVLTDVLARFQRQMGRDTYFLTGTDEHGQKVQQTAEKEGRSPQEFCDEMSGHFRSLYQKLDISFDDFIRTTEERHKIVVRDIISRLHEKGEIYSAEYEGYYSTRQEQFLQEKDRDEKGEFPEIFGEVIKLKETNYFFKLSKYQDWLKEFIEKNPDWIFPKFRAKEVLGALEKPIPDLCISRPKSRLQWGIPLPFDKEQVTYVWFDALLNYISVIGYKQEDFDKWWPGINVIGKDIMVPAHAIYWPIMLKASGIKVPKHLLVHGWWTTGKEKMSKSVGNVVDPLSLIEVYGVDAFRYYVMREMAVGYDADFTPEQFHQRYQSDLGNEVGNLLNRTVSMIKRYRQKSIPPRVKEYRSKLDDDLESKILNAVTLFREHMEVFQVHLALSELWRGFQRTNQYVEECAPWALAKAKNDQEQQGRLDYALSQMVRAQVLLLTELAAILPKSSAIGLRQLGQKDALVKDFERPLWPESLEGKEVGDPEPLFPRIEFEDTEAS